A window from Chromatiales bacterium encodes these proteins:
- the rpmE gene encoding 50S ribosomal protein L31 codes for MKADIHPKYKDVAVTCSCGNRFTVCSTYSDEQMTVEVCSVCHPFYTGKQKILESAGQVDKFRKRYNR; via the coding sequence ATGAAAGCAGATATACATCCTAAGTATAAAGATGTTGCAGTGACTTGTAGTTGCGGTAATCGCTTTACAGTTTGTTCGACTTATTCGGATGAGCAAATGACCGTTGAGGTTTGTTCGGTTTGTCATCCATTTTATACAGGTAAACAGAAAATACTAGAAAGTGCAGGTCAAGTTGACAAATTTCGTAAACGTTACAATCGCTGA